The proteins below come from a single Burkholderia humptydooensis genomic window:
- a CDS encoding SAM-dependent methyltransferase, with amino-acid sequence MFWEKKLAQWADEVREKSNIPARLVLWNGQQLDFGTFAAPQVTLKVNSASALPLLLEPSLDNLGEAYVKGKIDIEGKLADIINISYSLARSTVTSASKLARVKRYFNHSKSSDRKAIQYHYDVSNEFYALWLDENMVYSCAYFENGDEDLGTAQIKKIDHILTKIGVQPGQRLLDIGCGWGALVLRAAGKFGARCVGVTLSQNQFELATERVKRAGLEDRIEIRLQDYREIDGQFDRITSVGMFEHVGRKNLPLYFSRIRELLADDGIAMNHGITSTDAESGETALGGGEFIDRYVFPDGELPHISLALEAAQRGGLEAVDVESLRRHYARTLDIWTENFEAKAEEARKLVDDEKFRIWRVYLAGCAYAFEHDDVSIFQIVCRKAGQSAKTLPWSRRYMYEHTLPR; translated from the coding sequence ATGTTCTGGGAAAAGAAACTGGCACAGTGGGCGGACGAAGTACGGGAGAAGTCGAACATACCGGCGCGCCTCGTCCTCTGGAACGGACAGCAACTCGACTTCGGCACGTTCGCGGCGCCGCAGGTGACGCTGAAGGTCAACAGCGCGTCCGCGCTGCCGCTGCTGCTCGAGCCGAGCCTCGACAACCTCGGCGAGGCGTACGTGAAGGGCAAGATCGACATCGAAGGCAAGCTCGCCGACATCATCAACATCAGCTATTCGCTCGCGCGCAGCACGGTGACGAGCGCGAGCAAGCTCGCGCGCGTGAAGCGCTACTTCAATCACTCGAAGAGCTCCGACCGGAAAGCGATCCAGTATCACTACGACGTGTCGAACGAGTTCTACGCGCTGTGGCTCGACGAGAACATGGTCTATTCGTGCGCGTACTTCGAGAACGGCGACGAAGACCTCGGCACCGCGCAGATCAAGAAGATCGACCACATCCTCACGAAGATCGGCGTGCAGCCCGGCCAGCGCCTGCTCGACATCGGCTGCGGCTGGGGCGCGCTCGTGCTGCGCGCGGCGGGCAAGTTCGGCGCGCGCTGCGTCGGCGTCACGCTGTCGCAAAACCAGTTCGAGCTCGCGACCGAGCGCGTGAAGCGCGCGGGCCTCGAGGACCGGATCGAGATCAGGCTGCAGGACTATCGCGAGATCGACGGCCAGTTCGACCGGATCACGAGCGTCGGGATGTTCGAGCACGTCGGCCGCAAGAACCTGCCGCTCTACTTCTCGCGAATCCGCGAGCTGCTCGCCGACGACGGCATTGCGATGAACCACGGCATCACGTCGACCGACGCGGAAAGCGGCGAGACGGCGCTCGGCGGCGGCGAATTCATCGACCGCTACGTGTTCCCGGACGGCGAGCTGCCGCACATCAGCCTCGCGCTCGAGGCGGCGCAGCGCGGCGGGCTCGAGGCGGTTGACGTCGAGAGCCTGCGACGGCACTATGCGCGCACGCTCGACATCTGGACCGAGAACTTCGAGGCGAAGGCCGAGGAAGCCAGAAAGCTCGTCGACGACGAAAAATTCCGCATCTGGCGCGTGTATCTGGCCGGCTGCGCGTATGCATTCGAGCACGACGACGTGTCGATCTTCCAGATCGTGTGCCGCAAGGCCGGGCAGAGCGCGAAAACGCTGCCGTGGTCGCGGCGCTACATGTACGAACACACGCTGCCGCGCTGA
- the kynA gene encoding tryptophan 2,3-dioxygenase — protein sequence MQPPGDDNAPRCPFAGAHAPDAPHVPIAEGDDAPAGWHRAQLDFSQSMSYGDYLSLDPILDAQHPLSPDHNEMLFIIQHQTSELWMKLALYELRAALASIRNDALPPAFKMLARVSRVLEQLVQAWSVLATMTPSEYSAMRPYLGASSGFQSYQYRELEFILGNKNAQMLHPHAHRPAIHAHLAASLQSPSLYDEVIHLLARRGFPIAPERLDADWTQPTRHDPTVEAAWLAVYREPNAHWELYEMAEELVDLEDAFRQWRFRHVTTVERIIGLKQGTGGTSGAPYLRKMLDVVLFPELWHVRTTL from the coding sequence ATGCAGCCGCCCGGCGACGACAACGCCCCCCGCTGCCCGTTCGCCGGCGCGCACGCGCCCGACGCGCCGCACGTGCCCATCGCCGAGGGCGACGACGCGCCGGCCGGCTGGCATCGCGCGCAGCTCGACTTCTCGCAGTCGATGAGCTATGGCGACTACCTGTCGCTCGATCCGATCCTCGATGCGCAGCATCCGCTCTCGCCCGATCACAACGAGATGCTGTTCATCATCCAGCATCAGACGAGCGAGCTGTGGATGAAGCTCGCGCTCTACGAGCTGCGCGCGGCGCTCGCGTCGATCCGCAACGACGCGCTGCCGCCCGCGTTCAAGATGCTCGCGCGCGTGTCGCGCGTGCTCGAGCAGCTCGTGCAGGCGTGGAGCGTGCTCGCGACGATGACGCCGTCCGAGTACTCGGCGATGCGGCCGTATCTCGGCGCGTCGTCGGGCTTCCAGTCGTATCAGTATCGCGAGCTCGAGTTCATCCTCGGCAACAAGAACGCGCAGATGCTGCATCCGCACGCGCACCGGCCGGCGATCCACGCGCATCTCGCGGCGTCGCTGCAATCGCCGTCGCTGTACGACGAAGTGATTCACCTGCTCGCGCGCCGCGGCTTTCCGATCGCGCCCGAGCGGCTCGACGCGGACTGGACGCAGCCGACGCGCCACGATCCGACCGTCGAGGCCGCGTGGCTCGCCGTGTACCGCGAGCCGAACGCGCACTGGGAGCTGTACGAAATGGCCGAAGAGCTCGTCGACCTCGAAGACGCGTTCCGCCAATGGCGCTTCCGCCACGTGACGACGGTCGAGCGGATCATCGGCCTCAAGCAGGGCACGGGCGGCACGAGCGGCGCGCCGTATCTGCGCAAGATGCTCGACGTCGTGCTGTTCCCCGAACTCTGGCACGTGCGCACGACGCTGTAG
- a CDS encoding MFS transporter: MFRRGAPPHRRFERRAPEARMSARHGGAPLAVDIGATLDHGPFTVMQRVAVLLAAFAIMLDGFDSQLIGFAIPVLIKEWGIARDAFAPAVAAGLFGMGVGSTCAGLFADRFGRRWAVIGSVFVFGAATCAIGFAPNVATIAALRFVAGLGIGGALPTATTMTAEYTPARRRTMMVTATIVCVPAGGMLAGLFAHEVLPAYGWRGLFWLGGALPLALGLLLVRALPESPRYLARDPARWRELGALLARMGRPVADGTAFTDLAEARAHEGQRRGVRTLFSAVYARDTIALWCAFCMCLLAVYSAFSWLPTMLTSQGLSVSVAGSGLTAYNLGGVLGALGCALAIGRFGSRWPLAFCCAGGAASAAWLLGVDAGGHTGWLIAGLAAHGFFVNAVQSTMYALCTFIYPTPVRATGTAGAVAFGRVGAILSAFAGAYVISAGGANAYLAMLAAAMTAVLVALLALRRHIPRLRRSGLPAGDELARTAP, from the coding sequence GTGTTTCGCCGCGGCGCGCCGCCGCATCGCCGGTTCGAGCGCCGCGCGCCGGAGGCTCGCATGAGCGCCCGCCACGGCGGTGCGCCGCTTGCGGTCGACATCGGCGCGACGCTCGACCACGGCCCGTTCACCGTGATGCAGCGCGTCGCGGTGCTGCTCGCCGCGTTCGCGATCATGCTCGACGGCTTCGACAGCCAGTTGATCGGCTTCGCGATTCCGGTGCTGATCAAGGAGTGGGGGATCGCGCGCGACGCGTTCGCGCCCGCCGTCGCGGCGGGCTTGTTCGGGATGGGCGTCGGCAGCACGTGCGCGGGCCTGTTCGCGGACCGCTTCGGCCGGCGCTGGGCGGTCATCGGCAGCGTATTCGTGTTCGGCGCGGCCACCTGCGCGATCGGCTTCGCGCCGAACGTCGCGACCATCGCCGCGCTGCGCTTCGTCGCGGGCCTCGGGATCGGCGGCGCGCTGCCTACCGCGACGACGATGACGGCCGAGTACACGCCCGCGCGCCGCCGCACGATGATGGTGACGGCGACGATCGTCTGCGTGCCGGCGGGCGGAATGCTCGCGGGCCTGTTCGCGCACGAGGTGCTGCCCGCGTATGGCTGGCGCGGCCTGTTCTGGCTCGGCGGCGCGCTGCCGCTCGCGCTCGGCCTGCTGCTCGTGCGCGCGCTGCCCGAATCGCCGCGCTATCTCGCACGCGATCCCGCGCGCTGGCGCGAGCTCGGCGCGCTGCTCGCGCGCATGGGCCGGCCCGTCGCCGACGGCACCGCCTTCACCGATCTCGCCGAGGCGCGCGCGCACGAAGGGCAGCGGCGCGGCGTGCGCACGCTGTTCTCGGCGGTCTACGCGCGCGACACGATCGCGTTGTGGTGCGCGTTCTGCATGTGCCTGCTCGCCGTCTACAGCGCGTTCAGTTGGCTGCCGACGATGCTGACGTCGCAAGGCCTGAGCGTGTCGGTCGCGGGTTCCGGGCTCACCGCATACAACCTCGGCGGCGTCCTGGGCGCGCTCGGCTGCGCGCTCGCGATCGGGCGTTTCGGCTCGCGCTGGCCGCTCGCGTTCTGCTGCGCGGGCGGCGCGGCGAGCGCCGCGTGGCTGCTCGGCGTCGATGCCGGCGGCCACACCGGCTGGCTGATCGCCGGCCTCGCCGCGCACGGCTTCTTCGTGAACGCGGTGCAATCGACGATGTACGCGCTCTGCACGTTCATCTATCCGACGCCCGTGCGCGCGACGGGCACCGCCGGCGCTGTCGCGTTCGGCCGCGTCGGCGCGATCCTGAGCGCGTTCGCGGGCGCTTACGTGATCTCGGCGGGCGGCGCGAACGCGTACCTGGCGATGCTCGCCGCCGCGATGACGGCCGTGCTCGTCGCGTTGCTCGCGCTGCGCCGGCACATTCCGCGGCTGCGCCGCAGCGGGCTGCCGGCGGGCGACGAGCTCGCGCGCACCGCGCCCTGA
- a CDS encoding Lrp/AsnC family transcriptional regulator → MHAITLDATDCRILAVLQEEGRISNLDLAERISLSPSACLRRMRLLEEQGVIERYRACLSREKLGFELEAFVQVSMRNDQTQWHERFAQAVREWPEVVGAFVVTGETHYLLRVLAHNLKHYSDFVLNQLYKTPGVLDIRSNIVLQTLKDEAGPPVALARTGPAIKAV, encoded by the coding sequence ATGCATGCGATTACGCTGGATGCAACCGATTGCCGTATTCTCGCGGTCCTTCAGGAAGAAGGCCGGATCAGCAACCTCGATCTGGCCGAGCGCATTTCGCTGTCGCCGTCCGCGTGCCTGCGGCGGATGCGGCTCCTCGAAGAGCAGGGGGTGATCGAACGCTATCGCGCGTGCCTGAGCCGCGAGAAGCTCGGGTTCGAGCTGGAGGCGTTCGTGCAGGTGTCGATGCGCAACGACCAGACGCAGTGGCACGAGCGTTTCGCGCAAGCGGTGCGCGAATGGCCGGAGGTGGTCGGCGCGTTCGTCGTGACGGGCGAGACGCACTATCTGCTGCGCGTGCTCGCGCACAACCTGAAGCACTACTCCGATTTCGTGCTGAATCAGCTATACAAGACGCCCGGCGTGCTCGACATCCGCTCGAACATCGTGCTGCAGACGCTGAAGGACGAAGCGGGGCCGCCCGTCGCGCTCGCGCGCACGGGCCCCGCGATCAAAGCCGTGTGA
- a CDS encoding DUF72 domain-containing protein: MGDGSTRRKPAPPREDDARSDQFDLFGAQPLSQPPSPASSSGSGGKRKRAARGRPGDASRDVAASGDASPSDDMAGTPPTAAKRAPGANGGANDKSGGDADAPAAPPDSAATPTLPGFDAPPPAAAPRKRARRRGVAPAAITDDIAAAARALPPHVRLGTSSWYFPGWKGIVYGDDYAQSKLSREGLEAYAAHPLLKSVSLDRSFYAPLTVADYLRYAQQVPDDFRFVVKAPALVTDAVLRGARGEPTGPNPAFLNARLAADEFVRPCLEGLGNKAGALVFQFPPMPDTLLADPAALVDRLSAFLCALPPLPPPDGSDGIGGPDGPRYAVEIRDASLLTPRFIRALAAAGVRYCVGLHAKMPDPLRQAAALALLDGEPSGPLIVRWSLHSGFKYEQAKAKYEPFDRLVDEDPHTRTALAELAARYVLAGQPVLITVNNKAEGSAPLSCIALAKEIAAACARWRGEAA; the protein is encoded by the coding sequence ATGGGTGACGGCAGCACGCGGCGCAAACCTGCGCCGCCACGAGAAGACGACGCGCGAAGCGATCAATTCGACCTGTTCGGGGCGCAGCCGCTGTCGCAGCCGCCTTCACCCGCGTCGTCGTCCGGATCGGGCGGCAAGCGCAAGCGCGCGGCGCGCGGCCGGCCAGGCGACGCGTCGCGGGATGTCGCGGCGTCGGGTGACGCGTCGCCGTCGGACGACATGGCGGGAACGCCGCCGACCGCGGCGAAGCGCGCGCCGGGTGCGAACGGCGGCGCGAACGACAAAAGCGGAGGCGATGCCGACGCGCCCGCCGCCCCGCCCGACTCCGCCGCGACACCCACGCTCCCCGGTTTCGACGCGCCGCCGCCCGCCGCCGCGCCCAGGAAGCGCGCGCGCCGGCGCGGCGTCGCGCCCGCCGCGATCACGGACGACATCGCCGCCGCCGCGCGCGCGCTGCCGCCGCACGTGCGGCTCGGCACGTCGTCGTGGTATTTCCCCGGCTGGAAGGGCATCGTCTACGGCGACGACTACGCGCAATCGAAGCTGTCGCGCGAAGGCCTCGAAGCGTACGCCGCGCATCCGCTGCTCAAGAGCGTGAGCCTCGACCGCTCGTTCTACGCGCCGCTCACCGTCGCCGATTATCTGCGCTACGCGCAGCAGGTGCCGGACGACTTCCGCTTCGTCGTCAAGGCGCCGGCGCTCGTCACCGATGCGGTGCTGCGCGGCGCGCGCGGCGAGCCGACCGGCCCGAACCCGGCGTTCCTGAACGCGCGGCTCGCCGCCGACGAATTCGTGCGCCCGTGCCTCGAAGGGCTCGGCAACAAGGCGGGCGCGCTCGTCTTCCAGTTCCCGCCGATGCCCGATACGCTGCTCGCCGATCCGGCCGCGCTCGTCGACCGCCTGAGCGCGTTCCTCTGCGCGCTGCCGCCGCTGCCGCCGCCGGATGGCTCAGATGGCATAGGCGGCCCGGACGGCCCGCGCTACGCGGTCGAGATCCGCGACGCGAGCCTTCTCACGCCGCGCTTCATCCGCGCGCTCGCGGCGGCGGGGGTGCGCTACTGCGTCGGGCTGCACGCGAAGATGCCGGACCCGCTGCGTCAGGCGGCGGCGCTCGCGCTCCTCGACGGCGAGCCGTCGGGCCCGCTGATCGTCCGCTGGAGCCTGCACAGCGGCTTCAAGTACGAACAGGCGAAGGCGAAGTACGAGCCGTTCGACCGGCTCGTCGACGAGGACCCGCATACCCGCACGGCGCTCGCGGAGCTCGCGGCGCGCTACGTGCTCGCCGGCCAGCCGGTGCTCATCACGGTGAACAACAAGGCGGAAGGATCGGCGCCGCTGTCGTGCATCGCGCTCGCGAAGGAAATCGCGGCCGCGTGCGCGCGCTGGCGCGGCGAGGCGGCGTAA
- the tcdA gene encoding tRNA cyclic N6-threonylcarbamoyladenosine(37) synthase TcdA — MSRTDAIATHHDVTPQPSGQLDADRARRFGGVARLYGADALAAFERARVAVVGIGGVGSWAAEALARSAVGELTLIDLDNVAESNTNRQIHALDGNYGKPKVDAMAERIALIDPACRVVKIEDFVEPDNLDALLGGGFDYIVDAIDSARTKVALIAWCVARGQPLVTVGGAGGQLDPTRIRIDDLAQTIQDPLLSKVRAQLRKQHGFPRGPKAKFKVSAVYSDEPLIYPEAAVCDVDDVALHTATDAQAPGPTGLNCAGFGSSVCVTASFGFAAAAHALRALAARAGR, encoded by the coding sequence ATGTCTCGTACCGACGCCATTGCGACGCATCACGATGTTACTCCGCAGCCATCCGGACAGCTTGACGCGGATCGCGCGCGACGCTTCGGCGGCGTCGCGCGGCTCTACGGCGCCGACGCACTCGCCGCGTTCGAGCGCGCGCGCGTCGCCGTGGTCGGCATCGGCGGCGTCGGCTCGTGGGCGGCCGAGGCGCTTGCGCGCAGCGCCGTCGGCGAACTGACCCTGATCGATCTCGACAACGTCGCCGAAAGCAACACGAACCGGCAGATCCACGCGCTCGACGGCAACTACGGCAAGCCGAAGGTCGACGCGATGGCCGAGCGGATCGCGCTCATCGATCCGGCGTGCCGCGTCGTGAAGATCGAGGATTTCGTCGAGCCGGACAATCTCGATGCACTGCTCGGCGGCGGCTTCGATTACATCGTCGACGCGATCGACAGCGCGCGCACGAAGGTCGCGCTGATCGCGTGGTGCGTCGCGCGCGGGCAGCCGCTCGTGACGGTCGGCGGCGCGGGCGGCCAGCTCGATCCGACCCGCATCCGGATCGACGACCTCGCGCAGACGATCCAGGACCCGCTGCTGTCGAAGGTGCGCGCGCAGTTGCGCAAGCAGCACGGCTTTCCGCGCGGGCCGAAAGCGAAATTCAAGGTGAGTGCCGTCTACTCGGACGAGCCGCTGATCTACCCGGAGGCGGCCGTGTGCGACGTCGACGACGTCGCGCTGCACACGGCAACCGACGCGCAGGCGCCGGGGCCCACCGGGCTCAATTGCGCGGGCTTCGGCTCGAGCGTGTGCGTGACCGCGAGCTTCGGGTTCGCGGCGGCCGCGCATGCTCTGCGCGCGCTCGCCGCGCGGGCGGGGCGGTAA
- the kynU gene encoding kynureninase — MKTREEALALDRDDPLASLRDQFALPAGVIYLDGNSLGAQPRAAAARAQRVIGAEWGEGLIRSWNAAGWFALPRRLGDRLAPIIGAAQGEVAITDTISINLFKLLSAMLRHQARHAPKRRVIVSERSNFPTDLYIAQGLIAQLDRDYELRLIDDPADLPDALDDETAVAMITHVNYRTGYMHDMPSVTQTVRQAGALMLWDLAHSAGAVPVDLNGALADGAVGCTYKYLNGGPGSPAFVWVPRRHQRAFEQPLSGWWGHRAPFAMQPAFEPDAGIARFLCGTQPIVSMSMIECGLDVFAQTDMHAIRRKSLALTDAFIALAESRCAGQPLKLVTPRAHHQRGSQASFEHPHGYEVMQALIARGVIGDYREPHILRFGFTPLYTRFVDVWDAVETLRDILETEAWRAPEFATRAAVT, encoded by the coding sequence ATGAAAACACGTGAAGAAGCGCTCGCGCTCGACCGCGACGACCCGCTCGCGTCGTTGCGCGACCAGTTCGCGCTGCCCGCCGGCGTGATCTATCTCGACGGCAATTCGCTCGGCGCGCAGCCGCGCGCGGCGGCCGCCCGCGCGCAACGGGTGATCGGCGCCGAATGGGGCGAAGGCCTCATCCGAAGCTGGAACGCGGCCGGCTGGTTCGCGCTGCCGCGCCGGCTCGGCGACAGGCTCGCGCCGATCATCGGCGCGGCGCAAGGCGAAGTCGCGATCACCGACACGATCTCGATCAACCTGTTCAAGCTGCTGTCCGCGATGCTGCGGCACCAGGCGCGGCACGCGCCGAAGCGCCGCGTGATCGTGTCGGAGCGCTCGAATTTCCCGACCGACCTGTACATCGCGCAGGGGCTCATCGCGCAGCTCGACCGCGATTACGAGCTGCGCCTCATCGACGACCCGGCCGACCTGCCCGACGCGCTCGACGACGAAACCGCCGTCGCGATGATCACGCACGTGAACTACCGGACGGGCTACATGCACGACATGCCATCCGTCACGCAGACGGTCCGCCAGGCGGGCGCGCTGATGCTGTGGGATCTCGCGCACTCGGCGGGCGCCGTGCCCGTCGATCTGAACGGCGCGCTCGCGGATGGCGCGGTCGGCTGCACGTACAAGTATCTGAACGGCGGCCCCGGCTCGCCCGCGTTCGTCTGGGTGCCCAGGCGCCATCAGCGCGCGTTCGAGCAGCCGCTGTCCGGCTGGTGGGGCCATCGCGCGCCGTTCGCGATGCAGCCCGCGTTCGAGCCCGACGCGGGCATCGCGCGCTTTCTGTGCGGCACGCAGCCGATCGTGTCGATGTCGATGATCGAGTGCGGGCTCGACGTGTTCGCGCAGACCGACATGCACGCGATCCGCCGCAAGTCGCTCGCGCTGACCGACGCGTTCATCGCGCTCGCCGAATCGCGCTGCGCGGGCCAGCCGCTCAAGCTCGTCACGCCGCGCGCGCATCATCAGCGCGGCTCGCAGGCGAGCTTCGAGCATCCGCACGGCTACGAAGTGATGCAGGCGCTGATCGCGCGCGGCGTGATCGGCGACTACCGCGAGCCGCACATCCTGCGCTTCGGCTTCACGCCCCTCTACACGCGCTTCGTCGACGTGTGGGACGCGGTCGAGACGCTGCGCGACATCCTCGAAACCGAAGCGTGGCGCGCCCCCGAATTCGCGACGCGCGCCGCGGTGACCTGA
- the msrA gene encoding peptide-methionine (S)-S-oxide reductase MsrA translates to MSQATNEVATLGGGCFWCQEAVFLDVDGVTAVESGYAGGHTRDPGYRDVCGGDTGHAEVVNVTFDPDRIGYREILEIFFATHDPTQLNRQGNDVGTQYRSVIFTHSDAQRDTALDVIGTLERDKLYDEPIVTQVEPLNGNYWPAEEYHRNYYARNPGQGYCAVVIGPKLAKFRQKFAHRLKSRGA, encoded by the coding sequence ATGAGTCAAGCAACGAACGAAGTCGCGACGCTGGGCGGCGGGTGCTTCTGGTGCCAGGAGGCGGTGTTTCTCGACGTCGACGGCGTGACGGCCGTCGAATCGGGCTACGCGGGCGGCCATACGCGCGATCCCGGCTACCGTGACGTGTGCGGCGGCGACACGGGCCACGCGGAAGTCGTCAACGTGACGTTCGATCCGGACCGGATCGGCTATCGCGAGATCCTCGAGATCTTTTTCGCGACGCACGATCCGACGCAACTGAACCGGCAGGGCAACGACGTCGGCACGCAATACCGGTCGGTGATCTTCACGCACTCGGACGCGCAGCGCGACACGGCGCTCGACGTGATCGGCACGCTCGAGCGCGACAAGCTGTACGACGAGCCGATCGTCACACAGGTCGAGCCGCTGAACGGCAACTACTGGCCCGCGGAGGAATATCACCGGAACTATTACGCGCGCAATCCGGGGCAGGGCTACTGCGCGGTCGTGATCGGGCCGAAGCTCGCGAAGTTTCGGCAGAAGTTCGCGCATCGGCTGAAGTCGCGCGGCGCGTGA
- the pdxH gene encoding pyridoxamine 5'-phosphate oxidase produces the protein MTTLADLRTNYSRASLDAADVNPNPFVQFDVWFKEALSAQLPEPNTMTLATVDESGRPSARVVLIKGVDERGFVFFTNYESRKGRELAHNPNAALLFYWIELERQVRIEGRIEKTSEEESDRYFASRPLGSRIGAWASEQSAVIESRALLEAREKDISARFGENPPRPPHWGGYRLVPSAIEFWQGRPSRLHDRLLYVRDPASESGWKISRLAP, from the coding sequence ATGACGACACTTGCCGATCTCCGCACCAACTATTCCCGCGCGTCGCTCGACGCAGCGGACGTGAACCCGAATCCGTTCGTCCAGTTCGACGTCTGGTTCAAGGAAGCGCTCAGCGCGCAGTTGCCCGAGCCCAACACGATGACGCTCGCGACCGTCGACGAATCCGGCCGGCCGTCCGCGCGGGTCGTGCTCATCAAGGGCGTCGACGAGCGCGGCTTCGTGTTCTTCACGAACTACGAGAGCCGCAAGGGGCGCGAGCTCGCGCACAACCCGAACGCGGCGCTGCTCTTCTACTGGATCGAGCTCGAGCGGCAGGTCCGCATCGAGGGGCGCATCGAAAAGACGAGCGAAGAGGAAAGCGACCGGTATTTCGCGTCGCGGCCGCTCGGCTCGCGGATCGGCGCATGGGCGTCCGAGCAGAGCGCGGTGATCGAGAGCCGCGCGCTGCTCGAGGCGCGCGAGAAGGACATCAGCGCGCGCTTCGGCGAAAATCCGCCGCGCCCGCCGCACTGGGGCGGCTACCGTCTCGTGCCGAGCGCGATCGAATTCTGGCAGGGCCGCCCGTCGCGGCTCCACGACCGCCTGCTGTACGTGCGCGATCCCGCGTCGGAGAGCGGCTGGAAGATCTCGCGCCTCGCGCCGTAA
- a CDS encoding flavin reductase family protein, translating to MKHGQASPPNFDAAAFRQALGQFATGVTVITTRAPSGQLIGITASSFNSVSLDPPLVLWSLAHKSASMPVFRTNSHYVVNVLSASQHDLCMRFATLKGNRFEGVSHAQGDSGMPVLDGALAWFECHNRSRYDEGDHVIFVGEVERCGVHPNAAALAPLVFQSGGFHGLTRL from the coding sequence ATGAAACATGGACAGGCCAGCCCGCCGAATTTCGATGCCGCCGCGTTCCGCCAAGCGCTCGGCCAGTTCGCGACCGGCGTGACGGTGATCACGACGCGCGCGCCGTCCGGCCAGTTGATCGGCATCACCGCGAGCTCGTTCAACTCGGTGTCGCTCGATCCGCCGCTCGTGCTGTGGAGCCTCGCGCACAAATCGGCGTCGATGCCGGTGTTCCGCACGAACAGCCATTATGTCGTCAACGTGCTGTCCGCGTCGCAGCATGATCTGTGCATGCGCTTCGCGACGCTGAAGGGCAACCGCTTCGAAGGCGTGTCGCATGCGCAGGGCGACTCCGGCATGCCCGTGCTCGACGGCGCGCTCGCGTGGTTCGAATGCCACAACCGCAGCCGCTACGACGAGGGCGACCACGTGATCTTCGTCGGCGAGGTCGAGCGCTGCGGCGTGCACCCCAACGCCGCCGCGCTCGCGCCGCTCGTGTTCCAGAGCGGCGGCTTCCACGGCCTCACACGGCTTTGA
- the kynB gene encoding arylformamidase, whose amino-acid sequence MDTIWDISPSISAATPVWPGDTPVGIEQVWRIEAGSPVNVARITLSPHTGAHADAPLHYDADGAPIGAVPLDAYLGRCRVIHCIGARPVVAPDDVRAALAGAPPRVLLRTYGQAPQRAWDSAFCAVAPQTIDLLAAHGVRLVGIDTPSLDPQESKTMDAHRRIRAHRMAILEGLVLDEIAAGDYELIAPPLKFATLDASPVRAVLRALPDAPR is encoded by the coding sequence ATGGACACGATCTGGGACATCTCCCCGTCAATCTCCGCCGCAACGCCCGTCTGGCCGGGCGACACGCCCGTCGGCATCGAGCAGGTGTGGCGCATCGAGGCGGGCTCGCCCGTCAACGTCGCGCGCATCACGCTGTCGCCGCACACGGGCGCGCACGCGGATGCGCCGCTGCACTATGACGCCGACGGCGCGCCGATCGGCGCGGTGCCGCTCGACGCGTATCTCGGCCGCTGCCGCGTGATCCATTGCATCGGCGCGCGCCCCGTCGTCGCGCCCGACGACGTGCGCGCGGCGCTCGCCGGCGCGCCGCCGCGCGTGCTGCTGCGCACGTACGGCCAGGCGCCGCAGCGCGCGTGGGACAGCGCGTTCTGCGCGGTCGCGCCGCAGACGATCGATCTGCTCGCCGCGCACGGCGTGCGCCTCGTCGGCATCGACACGCCGTCGCTCGACCCGCAGGAATCGAAGACGATGGACGCGCACCGGCGCATCCGCGCGCACCGGATGGCGATTCTCGAAGGCCTCGTGCTCGACGAAATCGCCGCCGGCGACTACGAGCTGATCGCGCCGCCGCTGAAGTTCGCGACGCTCGACGCGAGCCCCGTGCGCGCGGTGCTGCGCGCGCTGCCCGACGCGCCGCGCTGA